The segment ccatttgggtgcctaagaaAGTCACCACAAACATGAgggggccccaatcggtttgggttccaaagaagacttgaagcccaatGAGGCTttggggatttggaggcttggctcacaagatgaagtgaagattcaagcaatgAAGCCAAGCATACAAGATGGGCGCattgataaagatcatgatcattacatacccaaatccccatccaaaggtaaaaaaaggtaaatggtagctggacttatgttcatgcatttctgtttgcatctagtacatttcctttgtctaggattgcatgtgattattttaatctattgcaatgcctagtataGGTCTTTATatgataggttgcttgtgtttcatTCTAACCCataagcaacctacatggtttattagttatatgTTATTTACATGGCACTTGTCtttcatttgatatcttttatgtgccatgattcAATGTACaggataaatccccattgttatcaataacaagtgcatatgtcctacaaatattcaacacttgtatccacacatttagggggaatATATCCtatatgttgtgattttgagactaacatatgttgcaagttgtatctcttgtaggCTCATGGAGtaatcaacatgtccccggaggtatgcaatgcttaaatatttcaattggtatcaatgtcaaatctttttttcatttaagctacctctatgcataatatagcttaaacttcctatctcaTCATAATTATCTAGTTATGCATATGTtttattctcatcatatgtatgcacacatatagggagagtttagactatattatgtgagttttataaatTGTGATCTTtgtgctttcatagcttacATTTGGTTTCATagccttcaattggtatcattcatttgtaatGATATctattcaattggtatcttttcaattggatcatgatttgtgaagctctcccacatgtgctctaatgttcttcctttgagttcaacatgtgcaaatagtcttttttgggagattgttgacaaagggggagaagtttgacgaccaaagcaaggaaTTTGAGAAGCTCAATGTGGGGAGATTGTTGCAAGTGCAAGATATATGAAGGtcgacaaagggggagaagctcttggttacgtcaatcaagggagatagtggcaataggagaaagggggagccacaagaTAAGGGGGacaaagtggtaagaacatgcatcgaagcaaagaggtatggtTTTGAAAACTTCTTGAATTCATGTAGatctcaattggtatcatttgtctcttgctttagttgtgttgtcatcaatcaccaaaagggggagattgtagcgaaaatggccctattaggccatgattatgattttggtgattaatgacaacatagtcaatgagactaacatgtttgtcaagaatatatgttagtaggtcccatgaatgcaatacatgaagaagccaacgaagccgggacaaagtttgagtgaattggagaagtcccaggaagatttgcctcatcggatggtccggtgttcactgtgttgaactcaccggaacaTTTATGATAAAGGAGGACAGAgggctgaagacctcaccggatggtccggtgataagcAAATGTGCTCACCGGACAAATTCatgcagagaagaattcaagtgctagaatatgaagatgaacacaccggatagtccggtgtttggcactgttcattgtctgagcTTTGCagcagagaagaagaagttgaatccaccggatagtccgatgactAGAGGAGATACACACTGGAGAAATTTCAGCAGAGAAGGTTCGAAGTGCTGAAGAAGGAAGGcgaacccaccggatagtccggtgataaagtgatgtgcaACGGATGCTTACACTAgactaatttacacagagagggtgccaagtgttgaagaacgaagttcaaggcaccggatagtctagtgatgaagtgatgtgcactggatgcttacaccagagcaatttatatatagaagatgttggctcagatGGTTAAAGTATTCTCactggaaagtccggtgatgaagatggtgtatacaccggagtgttcggtgttcacagaggcttgagtggggttccaacggctagtttgtgagagtgtactcaccggatgatccggtgttagtactactgttttcactggatcattcggtgttaacagctttccAGAGCCGTTGCTTTAACGgttagtgcgcgagtttgaggctataaatacccctccactcagtcatttgacggTGCTGAattctagagaagttcatgtacacctgagaagatatccaagacaccaaagtgcttaaagtgatcatccaaggagaTTAAGCATATCATtggagagtgattagtgcttataggtctaaagagagtgttgctaggtgattgctgcctagagagtggatcaaggagtgatccaatagtgTCCCTCTTGGtatgccggcaccttggagtcttggtgactcgtcagcaagcttgttgaccctctgacttggtgtggagcagcggcaatgcgattgtgcagggacgcggaaacccttgcctttgtggctcaagctccgaagtaatCACAACGGCAAGGAACctaaagagaggctagtggtgagatcttgccttggtggcttgttggctcatccgggtggagacGTTGTCTTTGTAATTtcgtggctcaaaggccgtgaccgagTGCCGACacggagcatatcctttgtggagctccaacatggactagggatgGTATTCATATCATCTATACcacggaaaaaaaatccttgtgttgagtttgctctctctaccttatttacgttgacgcatttacttacttgcaatttaccttcttagatagattTGCAatcgctttgatcggtagagtagacatactagataaaccttgagcatatttagatagaaattaatataggtttatcttgtgttatttttggagtcgaaatagttctaagggcctgtttgtttgagcttctgcttttgggctttttgaaaagctgcttttggcttgtctgaaaagctgcttttggaaataggttgttggcttctacaataaaattttagcttctcagcacatagcttctcagaaaagcgtctctcagcgagcttctcagctttagttcattttcctcagaagcaggcttctggTTTCTCCAGAatccacttctccagaaccctgTTTGTTCTGGCTTTTGGCTCTGGCAGCAGCAGAAAAAGAACTAGAAGTAGGAAACAAACAGGgcttaagtatcctaattcacccccctcttaggacgccACTGATCCCTTCACACTCATATGccattttgtagtagtgctatAACCGTCTGATAGGGTTTAAAATTCGTCTGTAATAACCCCTTGTGGGGTAATGATTTCATATTGTGAATTTGCTAGCAACAATCATGCCCACCTGAACTTATGTAATGTGTTCACCAGTTTGGCTTATGTAATGTGTTCACCAGCTTATTGCACTAGTGTTGACATCAATATTGTCACTTAGTATCCACGTGCACAGCGGCCGAAGGACAGTCAGCAAGCATCTCGTGTCTCACGCGCTACTCTTTGGTGTGATAAAATGAGCTTGTTCTTAAAAACTTAGATAGTGTTTGGTTCATAGACGGTTAACATAAACGCAAAGGGAATTGGATCACAGGAAATCGACGGTGGAATGGGCCATTACTTAATCTGTTTCGTTCATGGAACAGTTAACGTAAACATAGAGGGTATCGAATACAATTGCACTGTTTAGCTAGGGGCACTACCGGCATTGGAAGGCCTTAGCCGCCCCTGGCCGTCGGCTTGGAGAAAGACCATGGGGAAATTGACTTTAATGGATGAGTGCGCCGATATCTAGAGGAATATGAGATTGATTGGGGGTTAGAAGCACGTCGTCAGCTGGCGACACTTGCTGGTCAGATCCACCACCTTCTCGCCGACCGACCAGAATCACCTAATCCTCGTCGGCAGCGCTCGCCGGAAAAATTCACCTGCTCCTCCCTGGTCGCGCTTGCCGTCACACATTAAGTTAGCCGCCGCACGCTCGCTGGTCCACTCCACCGCCTCATCTGCATGCTCGTTGATCCATGCCATCATCGCTCCGTCGTGTGGTgggaggaagaaagggaagCCATGATCATGTTTGAGAGAACAGGCGCTCTGCGAAGTAATGATATCGAATCCCACCCAAAATCGGCCGTAATCAGCTTTCTATTGGACCATTATCCGATTCTCTGGTTTCTGATTACATAGTAACTGAACCAAACATCAACTAACGGTTTACGTTAACAGTGTAATCAGAATACGTTACAAAATGCCAAACCAAGCACCACCTTAGTCTAGAAGAGGTTAATAACAAAAATTAGATGAAAAGGtactaaaatatattaaaaatatatattcctAACTAGGATGATGTAGATCTGTGCTCAGCCAGCCCACGGGCAAATCACATGTAGACACAGGAATAATCATATGTGGCTCCATGCATGCCGCATCACCTTAAGTTAACCTACCCATTGGATTACACATGCCTCAAATCATCCTAGACCAAATCCATAGTCTAGAATGTTTATCAGCATCCTAAACTTATGCACAACGATGAATTTCTAAATGTTTTACGAAATATAACTTTTTGCACGATTCAACAACTACACCATGCCACTTTGCTCGATCTGAACCTTTTAAGTTTTCTTTTTTAAGATTTCAACCAGAACTGAGCGACGTTCGTATGGTCTTAGAAATTTCATCATTTGATTCGTcagtttatttttctcaaaaggtGAAAAATTGGGATACCATGATATTCTCCTGGATAGGAATTAAACAACTTTTCATAGTATAATGGGGAAAAATGTGGAACATTTTGTGCTAGACTCTCTGCCAAACGATCGAATTCATTTTTTAGAACGACTCGGCCAAAAAAGTTTAATTAATTGCAACACATAATTGTATTTATTACCCTTATTAACTCCAATGCAAAGACAAGAAAGCCCGTTGACGAACTCGCACTTGTACAACACTTCGAAATAGAAAATGGGGGAAAAATAACGTCAATTACATGCACTCAAAAGAGCTAGCTAGGTTTCTAGTACAACACTTCATTATTCAGTTATTTCTGATCAAATCTCGAGTTATAAATTCATCGTGTACGTGAATTTCGTCGTCGTTCAAGGGTAGACCTCAATAACCGAAATAGGGCCCATCACCGGTGTAATTTTGTAGTCGCTGAATCCAGCATCGGAGAAGATCTTCTTCCACTCGTGCTCCTCTCGCCCCACGCCGCTGATACACGTGAGGAACAAGCTATGCATCTCTTCGGTCTCGGCGACGTTCCTGTCACGCGGTCCGGACCCCAGCACCATCTCCGTGATTATCACCTTCCCTCCAGCATCTCTCGCAGGGATTGCATCCTTGCAACGCCTGAGGATCTTGACACAATCGTCCTCGCCCCAACAATGCAGGACATACTAGGAAAAGGAACACAAGCGCAAAAGATATTAGTTTTATCGATCTTAAGGAAAGCATGCTCACCATCACTTGCAGCAGGTACATATATGTTGGGAGACCACTCAGACCATACACATATTAAGAGCATACCTTGAGTAAAACAGCATCCGCTGGTGGAATAGACTCGAACATGTTGCCAGCGATGAACTGCACGCTGCCATCAGCTATGGGGGCGTCCGCGACGACGTGGGGGAGATCCATCACGGCGCACTTGATGTTCGGGAAAGCCGTCGCGACGGCCTTCGCGAACGAGCCgtggcccccgccgacgtcgaCCAGTGAGGTCAGGCCGCGGAAGACGTCGCCGTGGTCGCTAAGAACGGCCTCGATCAGGAGCTGGCTCTCGGCGAAGGCTGCGTCGTTCATCGTGTCGTCGTCCGCGTTCGCGGGGTCCCACCTGGAGCGACCGTGCGTCAGCTCGAAGAGCGACTTGGGGGCGTCCGGCGCAGGCGCGGTCCTGAGCCACGCGGGCATGTCGAAGAACGGGGTCACGGAGACAGGGCCGGCCTCGAAGCGCACAATGTTGGACAGGCCGCGTGGGCCGACGACGAGGCTGGACGCCGCGGTGAGCGTGTACACGACCTCGCCGtccgcggtggtggcggcgccgAACAGGCCGGACGTGGTTAGCAGCTTCATCAGGCACCGGAGATCGGGGATCCTGGTCGCATGCACCCCCGTGTCGGCGGCGATGCAGGAGAGGGTGGCCGCACCACCACGGCGGTGGATGGCGTCGGGGATGCCGAGATCCACGACGCACTTGAGCGCCATCGGCTTGATGAAGCTGAAAACGTGGTGGTAGAGTAGGGCGAATGCTCCGACCATGTCCTCATGAGAGCTCACTTCTTCGGTTTCATGGACGAGCGCCATTCTTACTTTACTGCAGAGCATACTGTGTGTGTAACTGTGTAGTATGTGTATATACTGTGTAGTACTGCACTAGTGCTAGCTCAGGTTGGCTTTACCAGCCAAATACGCTGGTATTTATAGAGGGTTTGTGATGtactcaattttgttttattctGACATGGACTACGTATGTACGAATTCTGGTAGTCGACAATATTGACTATGCATATATTGtacatgtattttgttttgatttttctaTTCCTCAGTCACCTAAAAAACTTTCTTACAATTAATTTCTAGTGCTAGAGTTACCTAAGTCTGCAGGACACATAGACTAAGCCTGCAAAACGTGTAGCTTAAACTTACACTAATTAAGCAGTATGTAATTCAGTAGAATTTTACTgcagattttttatttagtttgttTCTGTATTTGTAGTGCTTCACCTAGATGTAGTTTATTGTTGTACATATTTATACCGGTTCACCAAACTTGCAAATTTTCGTTTATATTTAAAACAGAATCTTTTCATTTCCACCCCCAAAAGAATAAGGATGTCAGATGTTGAATGTTGATCTAGTGGTTGAATAAAGTGAACTTATAGATAGGAAAGAATCAGCCACCTTATAAATATGCAGGCCTTTTTCATTATTTTACATCATTCCcaattcctttttctttagTCTCGATAACTTTATTATTTAGGTATTTTTCTAATATTCCTAATAGTAATATCCTCGGGTTTAAACTAAGTGTTGATCATATATTTCATTATTAAAATAATTCAAACACTGCAGGTTTGAATTGCATGCGCTACGTACGATCGTAATTGACATGCATCTCGTAGATCCTTGTGTTGGATTATTCCAAGGTTGAAAGTTTCTCTTCTTTGACTAAGCACGTGCAAGGTTTGGTCAGCTACATACGGTTTTGTTCAATCCGGACATTTTTGCCTAGGTACGTGTGGTGACTTATTTTCCATTGCATGCTGACTCATCCAGAGCTGTAATAGATAACGTGGATTGGACGATCAAGGTCTTCTGatatagataaatatatatacttCAAAAGAAGATAGATCGATTGCAGGGCATAATAAAGTGCGAGAAAAGTTTTCGGCAAACAAATACTATGTgaaaaaacagataaaggagacacgaaattagtgacagatcatagtTGTGATCTATCACTGATGACGACTTAACAGTGATAGGTTAGCCTAGGCAAGTCATAAGTTACGCGTCAAGTtgtaacctgtcacttattacttctcattagtgatgggtcattctagaccagtcataagtgaagtgtcaagttgtgatccattACTAGTAACCAACTTATCAGTGATGAGTCATCctagagagtcattagtgacgggttaagttgtgacccatcgCTAATGACCAGTTTGATGAAACAGAGTAGATGAAAGAATTTTAATTagtcaatcattagatgtattagtcaatcagtttgATGAAATATTAGATGTATTTGCTCATCAACTCATCAAATTTTTTACGTAATTGTGACATGTATAATATATCcttcataatttatcaattataaatctagcatgatgctataatttttttcttatataataaatatatacatagcatgatgctataattttattatttttctcttattcttTCTCACCTCAGAAGCACTTGAATAGAAAGCATTGTACTTTTTTGCTCCACATTGATGcaaggggtggcggctatggataTAAACGTGACTTCCAAAAGCAGTGCAAAAACTTCAGGTACGAGAACTCTATCTTCCAGAACCCGATAAAGTCGGGGAGAAACGAATGTcattttttctgtagatgtttgtagactcaaaaaaaaaatcgaaatcggagtccgtatgcaaaagttattcCCATTTTACTAAAGGTGTTCTGGATCACTTATTTGAAATATTCGTTgtattgcttatttcaattctGCAGCTGCTTTGGGTTGAAGTGAATAGCTCAATTAAACTTTAATCCCACTCTGTGATTCCAAAATTTTGAATCGAACCATTAAAAGTGTTTTTATTCTATTTGCTCTTAAGCTCTAGGGCAACCTATAATTTAAATTGGTAACATGGTCATTGATGACAGGTCATAATCGTGACCTATCACctaggtgacgggtcacggttatgatccGTGTCCTATGACCTTCGGTaatgaaggttaaaaggataaaatatccgctTCCTATTACAACAACATAATagttgaggtggtaaggggTACGAGCATGAGGGGAGGTCGCGTGTTTGATTCTCACAGAACGCAAAGACTGAAAGCTATTTGAAAAATGGTATAACTTGTGgggcatatgcgatgggccCCTGTGTTGGGTGGCTCAGGTGaaacaatatttttaaatttttttctgtCAAAAAATGCGAAAATATCATATGTGACAAGTCACTATTACGACcggtcacttatgaccttcattATTGACGGGTCcatttgtgacccgtcacctatgatctcATTGGTGGCAGGTCttaacccgtcaccaatgatgactcatcaatgACGTGTTCGGGGTGATAGATGcaggatccgtcactaatgacggttaccATCCGTCACTCATGGccttttttcacatagtaaaATCTATGTGTAGTTTGTTACATCTATACCATCCATAGACGTTACAAAATTCAATGACCGATTTTGCGTAAGCTGTCAAGTTAGAGCTGCATTCACAAAACTAATCAGCTATATCTTATAAATATATCGGTACGAATGATTTAATATCATTACGTGAAAAAAGGACTTCAGTGATAGATGATAACCATCATAGGTGACGAGTCCCGCACCCATCACCCTGAATGCATgactaatgactagtcatcaataACAGATCATAACTTGTCACCGATgaacacattagtgatgggtcataaccataactcgtcacttatgataagtgattggttgtaatcttgaccgacactaatgactgatgaacgtttttcatattttctggacacgaaaaaagtcaaaaaaaatcacTTGAGCCATCCCAATGCAGGGGCCATCACCACTCACTATGGACCACTTGCTATTTTTTGCCCTATTTTTATACTCTACGTTCCGTGGGcatcgaacccgcgacctcccATCGTGCATGTAGCCCCCCTTCCCACCACACCCTCACATACATTATGATGAAACCGGatatttatccttttaaccttttttactGAAGGTCATAAGTAACAggtcgtaatcttgacccgtcactaatgactattttTGCCAAAGGTGATATGGAGTGTCTTCGGTAAAAtgaccataacttttgcatatagacttcgattttgattttttttttactctacggac is part of the Phragmites australis chromosome 12, lpPhrAust1.1, whole genome shotgun sequence genome and harbors:
- the LOC133887053 gene encoding acetylserotonin O-methyltransferase 3-like; translated protein: MLCSKVRMALVHETEEVSSHEDMVGAFALLYHHVFSFIKPMALKCVVDLGIPDAIHRRGGAATLSCIAADTGVHATRIPDLRCLMKLLTTSGLFGAATTADGEVVYTLTAASSLVVGPRGLSNIVRFEAGPVSVTPFFDMPAWLRTAPAPDAPKSLFELTHGRSRWDPANADDDTMNDAAFAESQLLIEAVLSDHGDVFRGLTSLVDVGGGHGSFAKAVATAFPNIKCAVMDLPHVVADAPIADGSVQFIAGNMFESIPPADAVLLKYVLHCWGEDDCVKILRRCKDAIPARDAGGKVIITEMVLGSGPRDRNVAETEEMHSLFLTCISGVGREEHEWKKIFSDAGFSDYKITPVMGPISVIEVYP